In the Streptomyces sp. cg36 genome, one interval contains:
- a CDS encoding putative Ig domain-containing protein: MYLKRPLGPGKPTGRAAAALVSLVAFATGGLLAAAPSVSAAPAQPSPRTAAAPTERLCAQATQPGRMSCLALARTDVKHHLGLLPDAAPSGYGPSDLQSAYALPSGGSGATVAIVDAYDDPNAESDLATYRSQYGLPACTTANGCFKKVDQNGGTSYPTPDSGWAGEISLDVDMVSAVCPSCHILLVEAAQPSMDDLGAAVNRAVTMGAKYVSNSYGGGEDATDPTSDSSYFNHPGVAITVSSGDSGYGVEYPAASQYVTSVGGTSLSRAGNARGWSESVWGSSSGGEGAGSGCSAYDPKPSWQHDTGCAKRTVADVSAVADPATGLAVYDSYQASGWNVYGGTSASSPIIAGVYALAGTPAAGSYPGSYPYAHTASLNDVTSGANGSCGTYLCKAGTGYDGPTGLGTPNGTAAFTGGTSQGNTVTVTNPGNQSTQINTAVSLQIRATDSDSGQSLTYSATGLPAGLSINSSTGLISGTPTAAGTSNVTVTARDTTAATGSTSFSWTVTQPGGGCQPAQLLGNPGFETGSAAPWSATAGVIDSSSGEAAHSGSWKAWLDGYGTTHTDSLSQTVAIPQGCHATLTYYLHIDTSESTTSTAYDKLTVTAGSTTLASYSNLNKNTGYALKTFDLSSLAGSTVTLKFNGTEDSSLQTSFVVDDTALNIS; the protein is encoded by the coding sequence ATGTACCTGAAGAGACCTTTGGGCCCAGGAAAACCGACCGGCAGAGCCGCCGCCGCACTGGTGTCCCTGGTGGCGTTCGCCACCGGCGGGCTCCTGGCCGCCGCCCCGTCCGTCTCCGCCGCACCCGCGCAGCCGTCCCCCCGCACCGCCGCCGCCCCCACCGAGCGGCTGTGCGCCCAGGCCACCCAGCCGGGCCGGATGTCCTGCCTGGCGCTGGCCCGCACCGACGTGAAGCACCACCTCGGCCTGCTGCCGGACGCCGCACCCTCCGGCTACGGCCCCTCCGACCTGCAGAGCGCCTACGCCCTCCCGTCCGGCGGCTCCGGCGCCACCGTGGCGATCGTCGACGCCTACGACGACCCCAACGCCGAGTCCGACCTGGCCACCTACCGCTCGCAGTACGGCCTCCCGGCGTGCACCACCGCCAACGGCTGCTTCAAGAAGGTCGACCAGAACGGCGGCACCAGCTACCCGACGCCCGACTCCGGCTGGGCCGGTGAGATCTCCCTCGACGTCGACATGGTCAGCGCCGTCTGCCCGTCCTGCCACATCCTGCTCGTCGAGGCCGCCCAGCCCTCCATGGACGACCTGGGCGCGGCCGTGAACCGCGCGGTCACCATGGGCGCCAAGTACGTCTCCAACAGCTACGGCGGCGGCGAGGACGCCACCGACCCGACCTCCGACTCCTCGTACTTCAACCACCCCGGCGTCGCCATCACCGTCTCCTCCGGCGACAGCGGCTACGGCGTCGAGTACCCGGCCGCCTCCCAGTACGTGACCTCGGTCGGCGGCACCTCGCTCAGCCGCGCCGGCAACGCGCGCGGCTGGTCCGAGTCGGTCTGGGGCTCCAGCTCCGGCGGCGAGGGCGCGGGCTCCGGCTGCTCCGCCTACGACCCGAAGCCGTCCTGGCAGCACGACACCGGCTGCGCCAAGCGCACGGTCGCGGACGTCTCCGCCGTCGCCGACCCGGCCACCGGCCTCGCGGTCTACGACAGCTACCAGGCCAGCGGCTGGAACGTGTACGGCGGCACCAGCGCCTCCTCGCCGATCATCGCGGGCGTCTACGCGCTGGCGGGCACCCCGGCGGCCGGCAGCTACCCGGGCTCCTACCCGTACGCCCACACCGCCTCGCTCAACGACGTGACCTCCGGCGCCAACGGCTCCTGCGGCACCTACCTCTGCAAGGCGGGCACCGGCTACGACGGCCCGACCGGCCTCGGCACCCCCAACGGCACCGCCGCGTTCACCGGCGGCACCAGCCAGGGCAACACCGTCACCGTGACCAACCCCGGCAACCAGAGCACCCAGATCAACACCGCGGTCTCGCTCCAGATCAGGGCCACCGACTCCGACTCCGGCCAGAGCCTGACCTACAGCGCCACCGGCCTTCCGGCGGGGCTGTCCATCAACTCCTCGACCGGTCTGATCTCCGGCACCCCGACGGCCGCCGGCACCTCCAACGTGACCGTCACCGCCCGGGACACCACCGCAGCCACCGGCAGCACCTCCTTCAGCTGGACCGTCACCCAGCCCGGCGGCGGCTGCCAGCCCGCGCAGCTGCTCGGCAACCCCGGCTTCGAGACCGGCTCGGCCGCGCCCTGGTCCGCCACGGCCGGCGTGATCGACAGCAGCTCCGGCGAGGCCGCGCACTCCGGCTCCTGGAAGGCATGGCTGGACGGCTACGGCACGACCCACACCGACTCGCTCTCGCAGACGGTGGCCATCCCGCAGGGCTGCCACGCCACGCTGACCTACTACCTGCACATTGACACCAGTGAGTCGACCACCTCCACCGCCTACGACAAGCTGACGGTGACGGCCGGTTCGACCACCCTGGCCAGCTACTCCAACCTCAACAAGAACACCGGTTACGCGCTGAAGACGTTCGACCTGTCGTCGCTCGCCGGCTCCACGGTGACCCTCAAGTTCAACGGCACCGAGGACTCCAGCCTGCAGACGTCGTTCGTCGTCGACGACACGGCGCTGAACATCAGCTGA
- a CDS encoding type III polyketide synthase gives MATLCRPAVAVPDHVITQEETLALARQTHADHPQRDLVLRLIKNTGVRTRHLVQPIEETLRHPGFEERNLLYQAEAKARVPEVVRRALDHAEVDPVDIDLIVYVSCTGFMMPSLTAWLINKMGFRTETRQLPIAQLGCAAGGAAINRAHDFCTAYPRSNVLIVSCEFCSLCYQPTDLGVGSLLSNGLFGDAISAAVVRGEGGTGMRIERNGSHLVPDTEDWISYAVRETGFHFLLDKRVPGTMEMLAPALKSLVAQHSWEIPQMDFFIVHAGGPRILDDLCHFLELPPEMFRFSRATLTERGNIASSVVFDALARLFDEGGAADGAGGLIAGFGPGITAETAIGRWRAAAPATAALSN, from the coding sequence ATGGCCACCCTGTGCCGACCCGCAGTAGCCGTACCCGACCATGTGATCACTCAGGAGGAGACGCTCGCGCTCGCCCGCCAGACGCACGCCGACCACCCCCAGCGGGACCTCGTCCTACGGCTCATCAAGAACACCGGCGTCCGGACCCGCCACCTGGTGCAGCCCATCGAGGAGACCCTGCGCCACCCCGGCTTCGAGGAGCGCAATCTGCTCTACCAGGCGGAGGCCAAGGCCCGGGTGCCCGAGGTGGTGCGCCGGGCGCTGGACCACGCCGAGGTGGACCCGGTCGACATCGACCTGATCGTCTACGTCTCCTGCACCGGCTTCATGATGCCGTCGCTGACCGCCTGGCTGATCAACAAGATGGGGTTCCGCACCGAGACCCGCCAGCTGCCCATCGCCCAGCTCGGCTGCGCCGCCGGGGGCGCGGCGATCAACCGCGCGCACGACTTCTGCACGGCCTACCCGCGCTCCAACGTGCTGATCGTCTCCTGCGAGTTCTGCTCGCTCTGCTACCAGCCGACGGACCTGGGAGTGGGCTCGCTGCTCTCCAACGGTCTCTTCGGGGACGCCATCTCGGCGGCCGTGGTGCGCGGCGAGGGCGGCACCGGCATGCGCATCGAACGCAACGGCTCGCACCTGGTCCCCGACACCGAGGACTGGATCTCGTACGCGGTGCGGGAGACCGGGTTCCACTTCCTGCTGGACAAGCGCGTCCCCGGCACCATGGAGATGCTGGCCCCGGCGCTCAAGTCGCTGGTCGCCCAGCACAGTTGGGAGATCCCGCAGATGGACTTCTTCATCGTCCACGCGGGCGGGCCGCGCATCCTGGACGACCTGTGCCACTTCCTGGAGCTGCCGCCGGAGATGTTCCGCTTCAGCCGGGCCACCCTCACCGAGCGCGGCAACATCGCCAGCTCGGTGGTCTTCGACGCGCTGGCCAGGCTCTTCGACGAGGGCGGCGCGGCGGACGGGGCGGGCGGGCTGATCGCCGGGTTCGGGCCCGGCATCACGGCCGAGACCGCGATCGGCCGCTGGCGCGCCGCGGCCCCGGCGACGGCCGCGCTGAGCAACTGA
- a CDS encoding glycosyltransferase 87 family protein, translating to MADGYYVHPGALSWWYLGCWLLFATAAWSLRRVPARHRAGLVLAGGVLVAATGLAAPPTTSTDMFRYAWDGRVQAAGISPYDHVPADPALARLRDGWLFPDGAACAGPDRASLGEPGRCTRLNRPRVHTIYPPVAEAYFLGVHALSPEGARHKPFQVGGAVLAVATTGVLLLVLRRRGADPGRAAYWAWCPAVPIEAVNNAHVDGLAVLFAVAGLGAVAVRRRAAGGVLIGAGIAAKMLPAVVLPGALAGVLAGRRPDWRRAAAVLLPAAACVALAYLPYVLLSHASVFGYLGGYAKEEGYDDASARSRYGLLRLLLPDAWALPAALLLIALVVLYVLRRGDPERPWSGALLVLGWAFCLLTPGYSWYALLLVALVALDGRWEWLAVAAAGAVCYVTAWAVPHSFDVVRTSAYAVAAAVAAAGWAVRRRALSQARVTV from the coding sequence GTGGCCGACGGCTACTACGTCCACCCGGGCGCGCTCTCCTGGTGGTACCTGGGCTGCTGGCTCCTGTTCGCGACGGCGGCGTGGTCGCTGCGGCGGGTCCCGGCCCGCCACCGCGCGGGCCTGGTCCTGGCGGGCGGGGTGCTGGTCGCGGCGACCGGCCTCGCGGCGCCGCCGACCACCAGCACGGACATGTTCCGCTACGCCTGGGACGGGCGGGTGCAGGCGGCCGGGATCTCGCCGTACGACCACGTACCGGCCGATCCGGCGCTGGCGCGGCTGCGCGACGGCTGGCTGTTCCCGGACGGCGCCGCCTGCGCGGGCCCGGACCGGGCCTCCCTCGGCGAGCCGGGCCGCTGCACCCGCCTCAACCGGCCCCGGGTGCACACCATTTACCCGCCGGTGGCCGAGGCGTACTTCCTCGGGGTGCACGCGCTCTCGCCCGAGGGGGCCCGCCACAAGCCGTTCCAGGTGGGGGGCGCGGTGCTGGCGGTGGCCACCACGGGCGTGCTGCTGCTGGTGCTGCGGCGGCGCGGCGCGGACCCGGGGCGGGCCGCGTACTGGGCGTGGTGCCCGGCGGTGCCCATCGAGGCGGTGAACAACGCGCACGTGGACGGGCTGGCCGTGCTGTTCGCGGTGGCGGGGCTCGGCGCGGTCGCGGTGCGCCGCCGGGCGGCCGGCGGCGTGCTGATCGGCGCGGGGATCGCGGCGAAGATGCTGCCGGCGGTGGTGCTGCCGGGCGCCCTCGCGGGTGTGCTGGCGGGCCGCCGCCCCGACTGGCGGCGGGCGGCGGCGGTGCTCCTCCCGGCCGCCGCCTGCGTGGCCCTGGCCTACCTCCCCTACGTCCTCCTCTCGCACGCGTCCGTCTTCGGCTACCTCGGCGGGTACGCGAAGGAGGAGGGGTACGACGACGCCTCCGCGCGCAGCCGGTACGGGCTGCTGCGGCTGTTGCTGCCGGACGCCTGGGCGCTGCCCGCCGCGCTGCTCCTGATCGCGCTCGTGGTGCTGTACGTGCTGCGCCGGGGCGACCCGGAACGGCCCTGGAGCGGGGCGCTGTTGGTGCTGGGCTGGGCGTTCTGCCTGCTGACGCCCGGCTACTCGTGGTACGCGCTGCTGCTCGTCGCCCTGGTGGCGCTGGACGGCCGCTGGGAGTGGCTGGCGGTCGCGGCGGCCGGGGCCGTCTGCTACGTCACCGCGTGGGCGGTGCCGCACTCCTTCGACGTGGTCAGGACGAGTGCGTACGCGGTGGCGGCGGCGGTCGCGGCGGCCGGGTGGGCCGTGCGGCGCCGGGCACTGTCACAGGCCCGGGTTACTGTCTGA
- a CDS encoding glycosyltransferase family 2 protein, translated as MTDSIPTTVDVVLPCLDEAGALPWVLARIPDGWRAVVVDNGSTDGSAEIARALGATVVHEARRGFGAACHAGLLAADAEYVCFCDCDGSLDPALLVPFVREVAAGDAELVLGRRRPTARGAFPPHARAGNLALSRMLRRRTGLRLHDLGPLRAARRAPLLALGVADRRSGYPLETVVRAADAGWRVREHDVPYLPRTGRSKVTGTWRGTWQAVRDMRAVLALPPAQPRPAPVAGAR; from the coding sequence GTGACCGACTCGATCCCCACGACGGTGGACGTCGTACTCCCCTGCCTGGACGAGGCCGGGGCGCTGCCCTGGGTGCTGGCCAGGATCCCCGACGGCTGGCGGGCCGTCGTCGTCGACAACGGCTCCACGGACGGCTCGGCCGAGATCGCCCGCGCGCTCGGCGCGACCGTGGTGCACGAGGCCCGGCGCGGCTTCGGCGCGGCCTGCCACGCGGGCCTGCTGGCGGCCGACGCGGAGTACGTCTGCTTCTGCGACTGCGACGGCTCGCTGGACCCCGCCCTGCTGGTCCCCTTCGTACGGGAGGTGGCCGCCGGGGACGCCGAACTCGTCCTCGGGCGGCGCCGCCCCACCGCGCGCGGGGCCTTCCCGCCGCACGCGCGCGCCGGGAACCTGGCGCTGTCGCGGATGCTGCGCCGGCGCACCGGGCTGCGGCTGCACGACCTGGGCCCGCTGCGGGCGGCCCGCCGCGCGCCCCTGCTCGCCCTCGGTGTCGCGGACCGGCGCAGCGGCTATCCGCTGGAGACGGTGGTGCGCGCGGCGGACGCGGGGTGGCGGGTGCGCGAGCACGACGTGCCGTATCTGCCGCGCACCGGCCGCTCGAAGGTGACCGGCACCTGGCGGGGCACCTGGCAGGCCGTGCGGGACATGCGCGCGGTGCTCGCCCTGCCGCCCGCGCAGCCGCGGCCCGCGCCGGTGGCGGGTGCCCGGTGA
- a CDS encoding helix-turn-helix domain-containing protein, producing the protein MTATAVIETRVGPMLRGWREQRRLSQLELALRADSSARHISFIETGRSRPSQEMVLRLAEHLEVPVRERNALLLAAGYAPRFTETSLQDPSMGALREGMEQLLRSYEPFPALIVDGTYTVLAANRGIAMLLEGVPERLLAPPLNAMRLTLHPQGLAPRIRNLRQWRGHLLDQMERQIALLRSDSLRELYEEVAAHPVPGPDEGDDLPSPAVCPFALPLRIEHRGTVLSFISTIATFNTPLDVTVSELAIETFLPADPETFAHLRSLTP; encoded by the coding sequence ATGACCGCAACTGCCGTGATCGAGACGCGGGTGGGGCCGATGCTGCGCGGCTGGCGCGAGCAGCGCAGGCTCAGCCAGCTGGAACTCGCGCTGCGCGCCGACTCCTCCGCGCGGCACATCAGCTTCATCGAGACCGGCCGGTCGCGGCCCAGCCAGGAGATGGTGCTGCGCCTCGCGGAGCACCTGGAGGTGCCGGTCCGCGAGCGCAACGCGCTGCTGCTGGCGGCGGGTTACGCGCCGCGGTTCACCGAGACGTCCCTCCAGGACCCGTCGATGGGCGCCCTGCGCGAGGGCATGGAGCAGCTGCTGCGGAGCTACGAGCCGTTCCCCGCGCTGATCGTCGACGGCACGTACACGGTCCTGGCGGCCAACCGGGGCATCGCGATGCTCCTGGAGGGCGTGCCCGAGCGGCTGCTGGCCCCGCCGCTCAACGCGATGCGGCTGACCCTGCACCCGCAGGGCCTGGCGCCGCGCATCCGCAATCTGCGCCAGTGGCGCGGCCATCTGCTGGACCAGATGGAGCGTCAGATCGCCCTGCTGCGCTCGGACTCGCTGCGCGAGCTGTACGAGGAGGTCGCGGCCCACCCGGTGCCCGGACCGGACGAAGGGGACGACCTCCCCTCCCCCGCCGTCTGCCCCTTCGCGCTGCCGCTGCGCATCGAACACCGGGGCACGGTCCTGTCGTTCATATCGACGATCGCCACGTTCAACACGCCGCTGGACGTGACCGTCTCCGAGCTGGCCATCGAGACGTTCCTGCCGGCCGACCCGGAGACGTTCGCCCACCTGCGCTCGCTCACGCCGTAG
- a CDS encoding TrmB family transcriptional regulator: MEPEPESVNSLVSLGLSRYEARVYLALVRRDSYTAAQVAREAEVPRQRIYDVLDGLVRAQLAVAHGGRVATFGAVAPELALARLMARQREALERLEHLSTGLTSALLPLWEAGRSHTDPLDYIEVLRDPKTIAERFADIQDQAAKELLTFVRPPFVAPAANLPGLRAARRLRRGGGTVRALYTYDALADEGVLENLARFGEAGEEARFTDELPLKLVIADASLVLCDMPDPVAGTGSTTALYIEHPALAACLRLAFHTVWQGAEPPPPRPR, encoded by the coding sequence ATGGAGCCGGAGCCCGAGTCGGTCAACAGCCTTGTCTCCCTTGGCCTTTCACGCTACGAGGCCCGGGTCTACCTCGCCCTGGTGCGGCGCGACTCCTACACCGCCGCACAGGTGGCCCGGGAGGCCGAGGTGCCGCGCCAGCGGATCTACGACGTCCTGGACGGGCTGGTCAGGGCCCAGCTGGCGGTCGCCCACGGGGGCCGGGTCGCCACCTTCGGGGCGGTCGCGCCGGAGCTCGCGCTCGCCCGGCTGATGGCCCGTCAGCGCGAGGCGCTGGAACGGCTGGAACACCTCTCGACGGGACTCACCTCGGCACTGCTGCCGCTGTGGGAGGCGGGCCGCTCCCACACCGACCCGCTCGACTACATCGAGGTGCTGCGCGACCCCAAGACCATCGCCGAGCGGTTCGCGGACATCCAGGACCAGGCGGCCAAGGAGCTCCTCACCTTCGTGCGCCCGCCGTTCGTCGCCCCGGCCGCCAACCTGCCCGGTCTCAGGGCGGCCCGGCGGCTGCGGCGCGGCGGGGGCACGGTGCGGGCGCTGTACACCTACGACGCGCTCGCCGACGAGGGCGTCCTGGAGAACCTCGCGCGCTTCGGCGAGGCGGGCGAGGAGGCCCGCTTCACCGACGAGCTGCCGCTCAAACTGGTCATCGCCGACGCGTCGCTCGTGCTCTGCGACATGCCGGACCCGGTGGCGGGCACCGGGTCCACGACGGCCCTCTACATCGAGCACCCGGCCCTGGCGGCCTGTCTGCGGCTCGCGTTCCACACGGTGTGGCAGGGCGCGGAACCACCGCCGCCGCGACCGCGCTAA
- a CDS encoding class I SAM-dependent methyltransferase translates to MTVTAVPGAPAWEADPYTDALRSGCGPLFLHRVDGWLLPLEVERWCAAPDPADLTVLRRCRGAVLDIGCGPGRLVVALAAFGTAALGVDVSPEAVRRTRRSGGSALCRSVFDPLPGEGRWNTALLLDGNIGIGGDPAALLARAAQLLAPDGQLFVEVSALDVDERVEVRVADGRGAFGSVFPWSRLGAAALLRYARATGWRAAGRWTAAGRPFVALRRG, encoded by the coding sequence ATGACCGTGACCGCCGTGCCGGGCGCGCCCGCCTGGGAGGCCGACCCGTACACCGACGCCCTGCGCAGCGGGTGCGGGCCGCTGTTCCTGCACCGCGTGGACGGGTGGCTGCTGCCGCTGGAGGTGGAGCGGTGGTGCGCGGCGCCGGACCCGGCCGACCTCACCGTGCTGCGGCGCTGCCGGGGCGCGGTGCTGGACATCGGGTGCGGGCCGGGGCGGCTGGTTGTGGCGCTGGCCGCGTTCGGCACGGCCGCGCTCGGCGTCGACGTCAGCCCCGAGGCCGTCCGCCGCACCCGGCGTTCGGGGGGCAGCGCCCTGTGCCGTTCGGTCTTCGACCCGCTGCCCGGCGAGGGCCGCTGGAACACCGCGCTCCTGCTCGACGGCAACATCGGCATCGGCGGCGACCCGGCCGCGCTGCTCGCGCGGGCCGCCCAACTGCTCGCGCCCGACGGCCAGTTGTTCGTGGAGGTGTCGGCGCTCGACGTGGACGAGCGGGTCGAGGTGCGGGTGGCGGACGGGCGGGGCGCCTTCGGGTCGGTCTTCCCCTGGTCGCGGCTGGGCGCGGCGGCGCTGCTGCGGTACGCGCGCGCCACGGGCTGGCGGGCGGCCGGGCGGTGGACGGCCGCCGGGCGGCCCTTCGTCGCCCTGCGCCGGGGGTGA
- a CDS encoding molybdopterin-dependent oxidoreductase, with protein sequence MRPRLPLPPPPPLPSFRGALHDRRTTTAIGRLLGVAVLVCMATGVLSHYLQHPPGWLANDLPASPSWGYRLTQGLHVGVGIAAIPLLFGKLWAVYPKLFVWPAFRGVRHAAERLSVAVLVAGAVFELLTGLLNTVQWYPWPFSFVPVHFAVGWLLTGALLLHLAVKWPDIRAYWFRRSAATRALPGEAEHAPDRRSLLTGLAVAVGAVTVTTVGQSLTPLKDLDLLAPRHPDHGPLGLPVNRTAAAAGTTRVDTAAWRLTVLGPRPYALTLDELNALPQYEVELPIACVEGWSKNAHWSGVRIKDLTERAGAPGAALRVVSLEQRGAYRVMDMGRTYARDPRTLLALRLNGQVLTPDHGYPARIIAPNRPGVLQTKWVARLEVR encoded by the coding sequence ATGAGGCCACGACTCCCGCTCCCCCCGCCACCGCCGCTGCCGTCCTTCCGGGGCGCGCTGCACGACCGGCGCACCACGACGGCGATCGGCCGGCTGCTCGGGGTGGCCGTCCTGGTCTGCATGGCCACGGGGGTACTCAGCCACTACCTCCAGCACCCGCCGGGATGGCTGGCGAACGACTTGCCCGCCAGTCCGTCCTGGGGGTACCGGCTGACCCAGGGGCTGCACGTGGGCGTGGGCATCGCCGCGATCCCGCTGCTCTTCGGCAAGCTGTGGGCCGTCTACCCGAAGCTGTTCGTGTGGCCCGCCTTCCGCGGCGTGCGGCACGCCGCCGAGCGCCTGTCGGTGGCGGTGCTGGTCGCGGGCGCGGTCTTCGAACTGCTGACCGGGCTGCTCAACACCGTCCAGTGGTACCCGTGGCCGTTCAGCTTCGTGCCCGTGCACTTCGCCGTCGGCTGGCTGCTCACCGGCGCGCTGCTGCTGCACCTGGCCGTCAAGTGGCCGGACATCAGGGCGTACTGGTTCCGGCGCTCGGCCGCCACGCGCGCGCTGCCCGGCGAGGCCGAGCACGCGCCCGACCGGCGCTCGCTGCTCACCGGGCTCGCGGTGGCGGTCGGCGCGGTCACCGTGACGACGGTCGGTCAGTCCCTCACCCCGCTCAAGGACCTCGACCTGCTGGCGCCGCGCCACCCCGACCACGGCCCGCTCGGCCTGCCCGTCAACCGCACGGCGGCAGCCGCCGGGACGACCCGGGTGGACACCGCCGCCTGGCGGCTGACGGTGCTGGGGCCGCGCCCGTACGCGCTGACGCTCGACGAGCTGAACGCGCTGCCCCAGTACGAGGTGGAGCTGCCCATCGCCTGCGTCGAGGGGTGGAGCAAGAACGCGCACTGGAGCGGCGTGCGCATCAAGGACCTCACCGAGCGGGCCGGGGCGCCCGGGGCCGCGCTGCGGGTCGTCTCCCTCGAACAGCGCGGCGCCTACCGGGTGATGGACATGGGCCGCACCTACGCGCGCGATCCCCGCACCCTGCTCGCGCTGCGGCTCAACGGGCAGGTCCTGACGCCCGACCACGGCTACCCCGCCCGGATCATCGCGCCCAACCGGCCCGGCGTGCTCCAGACCAAGTGGGTCGCGCGCCTGGAGGTGCGGTGA
- a CDS encoding nuclear transport factor 2 family protein, which produces MSENRYETAVARYFEAWNATGPAEDAVKAVGAALTEDGTYTDPVADVTGHTALAEVIAGAHALFPGHEFRLEGAVDGHHDTARFRWELVSLADGSAPVAGSDVITLAADGRIATVLGFLDRVPPTA; this is translated from the coding sequence ATGTCCGAGAACCGCTACGAGACCGCCGTCGCCCGCTACTTCGAGGCGTGGAACGCCACCGGCCCGGCCGAGGACGCGGTCAAGGCCGTCGGGGCCGCGCTCACCGAGGACGGCACCTACACCGACCCGGTGGCCGACGTCACCGGTCACACGGCGCTGGCCGAGGTCATCGCCGGGGCCCACGCCCTCTTCCCCGGCCATGAGTTCCGACTCGAAGGCGCCGTCGACGGGCACCACGACACCGCCCGGTTCCGCTGGGAGCTGGTCTCCCTCGCGGACGGCTCCGCGCCGGTCGCCGGGTCCGACGTCATCACCCTCGCCGCCGACGGCCGCATCGCGACCGTCCTCGGCTTCCTGGACCGCGTACCGCCTACGGCGTGA
- a CDS encoding DUF2064 domain-containing protein: MTGSPVALLVIAKAPVPGRVKTRLTPPYSPHEAALIAEAALADTLDAVLAAPARRRVLVLEGAPGPWLPPGIEVAPQGGGGLDERLAAAFALDPGPALLVGMDTPQLGPALLAPALGGWGPGEAWFGPAADGGFWALGLAAPDPALLRGVPMSVPETGAVQRRRLLEAGLTVRELPQLRDVDTAADVAEVAALAPGGRFARAVAACRGAAAASAAGAGHRGVGR; the protein is encoded by the coding sequence GTGACGGGCTCACCGGTCGCCCTGCTGGTGATCGCCAAGGCGCCGGTGCCCGGCCGGGTCAAGACGCGGCTGACACCGCCCTACTCGCCGCACGAGGCCGCCCTGATCGCCGAGGCCGCGCTCGCCGACACCCTGGACGCGGTGCTCGCGGCACCGGCCCGGCGCCGCGTCCTGGTCCTCGAAGGGGCGCCGGGCCCCTGGCTGCCGCCCGGCATCGAGGTCGCCCCGCAGGGCGGGGGCGGGCTCGACGAACGGCTGGCGGCGGCGTTCGCGCTGGATCCGGGACCGGCCCTGCTCGTCGGCATGGACACCCCGCAGCTCGGCCCGGCCCTGCTGGCCCCGGCGCTGGGCGGCTGGGGGCCCGGCGAGGCGTGGTTCGGCCCGGCGGCGGACGGCGGCTTCTGGGCGCTCGGACTGGCCGCGCCCGATCCCGCGCTGCTGCGCGGGGTGCCGATGTCCGTCCCCGAGACGGGCGCGGTCCAGCGGCGGCGGCTGCTGGAGGCGGGACTGACCGTGCGCGAACTGCCCCAGCTGCGCGATGTCGACACGGCCGCCGACGTGGCCGAGGTGGCGGCGCTCGCGCCCGGCGGCCGGTTCGCGCGGGCGGTGGCGGCCTGCCGGGGCGCCGCCGCGGCGAGCGCCGCCGGGGCCGGGCACCGGGGCGTCGGCCGATGA